The following are encoded in a window of Castanea sativa cultivar Marrone di Chiusa Pesio chromosome 9, ASM4071231v1 genomic DNA:
- the LOC142610242 gene encoding cis-prenyltransferase 4, chloroplastic-like: protein MLFSLSLSLSISPTTLTSSPRFKFHSCPHVLPPTPKPPPPRLRASSQAHHVILHDNGTVAGAGAPVEENILPAGLRPESMPRHVALVMDGNRRWARIRGLPVGSGYEAGVRSLRSVVELCCKLGIRVLSVFAFSSENWFRPQAEVEFLMELFERGMRDEMGSLLRENIRISVIGDSSKLSRSLQELITRTEETTKTNCGLQLIVAVSYSGQYDIVQACQKIALKVKDGLIEPNDINESLIKEELETNCTEFPYPDLLIRTSGELRISNFLLWQLAYTELFFAQSLWPDFGEVEFLEALQAFQQRQRRYGGRDF, encoded by the exons ATGCtcttctcactctcactctcactctcaatctcacCAACCACACTCACCTCCTCACCTCGCTTCAAATTCCACTCATGCCCTCACGTCCTCCCTCCGACTCCGAAACCACCACCTCCTCGTCTCCGCGCCTCCTCACAGGCACACCACGTCATCCTCCATGACAATGGGACCGTCGCCGGCGCCGGAGCTCCGGTGGAGGAAAATATATTGCCGGCGGGTCTTCGGCCAGAGTCAATGCCGAGACACGTGGCTTTGGTCATGGATGGGAACAGGAGGTGGGCCCGGATCAGGGGCTTGCCGGTCGGGTCGGGTTACGAAGCCGGTGTTCGGTCACTGCGATCCGTTGTGGAGCTGTGTTGCAAGTTGGGAATCAGGGTTCTCTCTGTTTTCGCATTCTCTAGTGAGAATTGGTTTCGCCCtcaa GCGGAAGTTGAGTTTTTGATGGAATTATTTGAAAGAGGAATGAGAGATGAAATGGGGAGCTTGTTGAG GGAAAACATTCGAATTTCTGTAATTGGGGATTCCTCTAAGCTATCAAGATCCCTACAAGAGCTGATAACAAGAACCGAGGAGACCACCAAGACTAATTGCGGACTCCAACTTATTGTAGCAGTTAGCTATAGTGGGCAGTATGACATTGTTCAAGCTTGCCAAAAGATTGCCTTAAAAGTAAAGGATGGACTAATTGAACCCAATGATATCAATGAGTCTCTTATTAAAGAGGAACTGGAAACAAACTGTACCGAGTTTCCCTATCCTGATCTACTGATACGTACCAGTGGGGAGCTTAGgattagcaattttttattgtgGCAATTGGCCTACACTGAGTTATTCTTTGCACAATCGCTCTGGCCTGATTTTGGAGAAGTTGAGTTTTTAGAGGCTTTACAAGCATTTCAACAAAGGCAGAGGCGTTATGGTGGAAGAGATTTTTAA